In Campylobacter vulpis, a genomic segment contains:
- a CDS encoding NUDIX domain-containing protein, whose protein sequence is MNFKNLKEVPFSSSIYIKPKRFTYESKGENYTWDFIEAKDSVSVLLYHKGLESFVFVRQFRIPLWYHQDNDEFYQKNANMGYTIELCSGLVDKNLSLEEIAREECVEELGFLPKKLEKIGDYYTGFGSGVSKQSFYYAEIDEEDKVAQGGGVDGEQIEAVYVKVCEYESFIKEQIRTPLLDFAYLWFMKHHFKMR, encoded by the coding sequence ATGAATTTTAAGAATTTAAAAGAAGTTCCTTTTAGTTCCTCGATTTATATTAAGCCTAAGCGTTTCACATATGAAAGTAAGGGTGAGAATTATACTTGGGATTTTATTGAAGCTAAGGATAGCGTTTCGGTGCTTTTGTATCATAAGGGTTTGGAGAGTTTTGTTTTTGTGAGGCAGTTTAGAATTCCACTTTGGTATCATCAAGACAATGATGAATTTTATCAAAAAAATGCAAATATGGGCTATACCATAGAGCTTTGCTCGGGGCTTGTAGATAAAAATTTAAGCCTAGAAGAGATAGCAAGGGAAGAATGCGTGGAAGAGCTTGGCTTTTTACCTAAAAAGCTTGAAAAAATAGGCGATTATTATACAGGTTTTGGCTCTGGTGTGAGTAAGCAAAGCTTTTATTATGCTGAGATTGATGAAGAGGATAAAGTCGCACAAGGTGGGGGCGTTGATGGGGAGCAAATCGAAGCTGTTTATGTGAAAGTTTGTGAATATGAGAGCTTTATAAAAGAGCAGATAAGAACGCCTTTGCTAGATTTTGCTTACCTTTGGTTTATGAAGCATCATTTTAAAATGCGTTGA
- a CDS encoding peptidoglycan D,D-transpeptidase FtsI family protein encodes MQEYKKNRVSKVAFAYCMALLFMIIFLSSTFFLTSKRYIPNTEKDQYSLALRGSIITKDNFTIASSREIYRAEIDLRSLKKDRTELFLKLFQIYSGFDDRQMAEIKKRMQTQKKRNYNFVLASNLHSKQASYLKDLAKKLYIQGFFKAFTNNNGRVETRGLSIIEHREDRNYISINALTPAIGYTRTLLDKENNILKNVGVKGLEKYYEQCLMPLQNEKIQGLKDVGGNIILNLNSIQQRKINGCDLYLNVSLKLQKNIEKAIDQRNADLKANEIIVGVMESKTGKILALASSRRYDPQNRGKDLSVLNASAIEYGYEAGSVIKPFIFVTALRLGKLKIDEIIKTYGGQYKLGRFTISDDHKKDKMSMEEVITLSSNVGMIQISKRMSNLEIITGLKIFKFGEKSGIDLPYEQKGDLPNPNRLREIEKSVLSYGYGLKTTFMQLLAAYNVFNNDGIYITPRLAEKFYQNSQWTMLDDEIKQEKVLSSKAAAEMKQILINVIEKGTGRRARTEGIIIGGKTGTARIAERKGYTSNRYNSSFFGFANDATNSYTIGVLVRNPTKPYSYYAAQSALPMFKDIVNILINENFLSPMEIKQ; translated from the coding sequence ATGCAAGAATACAAGAAAAATAGAGTTTCAAAAGTCGCCTTTGCTTATTGTATGGCACTTTTATTTATGATTATTTTTTTAAGCTCGACTTTTTTTTTAACTTCCAAACGCTATATTCCAAACACAGAAAAAGATCAATATAGCCTTGCTTTGCGAGGCTCTATCATTACAAAAGATAATTTTACCATAGCAAGTTCGCGTGAGATTTATAGGGCAGAGATTGATCTAAGAAGTCTTAAGAAGGATAGAACCGAGCTTTTTTTAAAGCTTTTTCAAATTTATAGTGGTTTTGATGATAGGCAAATGGCAGAAATTAAAAAGCGTATGCAAACACAAAAAAAGCGAAATTATAATTTTGTTTTAGCTTCAAATTTACACTCTAAACAGGCAAGTTATCTTAAAGATTTAGCCAAAAAGCTCTATATACAAGGTTTTTTTAAGGCTTTTACAAATAATAATGGACGCGTGGAGACAAGGGGACTTAGCATCATAGAGCATAGGGAAGATAGAAACTATATATCCATCAATGCTTTAACGCCTGCTATAGGTTATACCCGCACACTTTTGGATAAAGAAAATAATATTTTGAAAAATGTGGGCGTAAAAGGCTTGGAAAAATATTATGAGCAATGTTTAATGCCCTTGCAAAATGAGAAAATTCAAGGACTTAAAGATGTGGGTGGAAATATTATTTTAAATTTAAATTCTATTCAACAAAGAAAAATTAATGGTTGTGATTTATATCTTAATGTTTCTTTAAAACTTCAAAAAAATATAGAAAAAGCCATAGACCAAAGAAATGCCGATTTAAAGGCAAATGAAATTATAGTTGGAGTTATGGAGAGTAAAACGGGTAAAATTTTAGCTCTAGCAAGTTCTAGGCGTTATGACCCTCAAAATAGGGGTAAGGATTTATCCGTGCTTAATGCAAGTGCTATTGAGTATGGGTATGAGGCAGGTTCTGTAATTAAGCCTTTTATTTTTGTAACGGCTTTAAGGCTTGGTAAGCTTAAAATTGATGAAATTATTAAAACTTATGGCGGACAATATAAACTTGGGCGTTTTACCATTAGCGATGACCATAAAAAAGATAAGATGAGTATGGAGGAGGTGATTACTCTTTCATCAAATGTTGGTATGATACAAATTTCTAAAAGAATGAGCAATTTAGAAATTATTACTGGACTTAAAATTTTTAAATTTGGCGAAAAAAGTGGGATAGATTTACCCTATGAGCAAAAGGGTGATTTACCAAATCCTAACCGCTTAAGGGAGATAGAAAAGTCCGTTTTAAGCTATGGTTATGGACTGAAAACGACCTTTATGCAGCTTCTTGCCGCTTATAATGTTTTTAATAATGATGGTATCTATATTACGCCGCGTTTGGCGGAAAAATTTTATCAAAATTCTCAATGGACTATGCTTGATGATGAAATTAAGCAGGAGAAAGTTCTTTCAAGCAAAGCAGCAGCTGAAATGAAGCAAATTCTCATTAATGTTATAGAAAAAGGCACGGGAAGAAGGGCTAGGACGGAGGGGATTATCATAGGGGGTAAAACGGGTACAGCGAGGATAGCTGAGCGTAAAGGCTATACGAGCAATCGCTATAATTCATCATTTTTTGGCTTTGCAAATGATGCGACAAATTCCTATACCATAGGCGTTTTAGTGAGAAATCCAACTAAGCCTTATAGCTATTATGCTGCACAAAGTGCCTTGCCGATGTTTAAGGATATTGTCAATATTTTAATTAATGAAAATTTTTTAAGTCCTATGGAGATTAAGCAATGA
- the fliE gene encoding flagellar hook-basal body complex protein FliE, with product MNSINELRFNTLANKTNGNIQDKGIGDEFAKMLKNEIEDLNTAQEKGEAAMTDIATGQVKDLHQAAIAITKAESSMKFMLEVRNKAISAYKEITRTQI from the coding sequence ATGAATAGTATAAACGAACTTAGATTTAACACTCTAGCAAATAAGACAAATGGCAATATACAAGATAAGGGTATAGGCGATGAATTTGCCAAAATGCTTAAAAATGAAATTGAAGATTTAAACACCGCTCAAGAAAAAGGCGAAGCAGCGATGACGGACATTGCCACAGGACAGGTGAAAGATTTACATCAGGCTGCTATTGCCATTACTAAGGCGGAAAGCAGTATGAAATTTATGCTTGAAGTAAGAAATAAGGCTATTAGTGCATATAAAGAAATTACGAGAACTCAAATTTAA
- the flgC gene encoding flagellar basal body rod protein FlgC: MAYLSDFDISGYGLSAQRFRMNVISSNIANAQTTRTAEGGPYRRREVIFKANDFDELLNKQINKDNNFLKYENPLNDPSSPEEAKPAIMSVVVDKVVRDDKDFRMKYDPSHPDANAEGYVAFPNVNPVIEMADLIEATRAYQANVSAFTSAKTIAQSAIDILKG; encoded by the coding sequence ATGGCATACTTAAGTGATTTTGATATTAGTGGTTATGGTTTAAGTGCGCAGCGTTTTAGAATGAATGTGATAAGCTCAAACATCGCAAATGCTCAAACGACACGCACAGCAGAGGGCGGACCTTACCGCAGGAGAGAGGTTATCTTTAAGGCAAATGATTTTGATGAGCTTTTAAACAAGCAAATCAATAAAGATAACAATTTTTTAAAATATGAAAATCCACTCAATGACCCAAGCTCGCCTGAAGAGGCTAAGCCTGCGATTATGAGTGTAGTTGTTGATAAAGTTGTGCGTGATGATAAAGATTTTCGTATGAAATACGACCCAAGCCACCCTGACGCAAATGCTGAGGGTTATGTGGCTTTTCCAAATGTTAATCCTGTTATCGAAATGGCGGATTTGATAGAGGCGACAAGGGCTTATCAAGCAAATGTGAGTGCATTTACAAGTGCTAAAACCATAGCACAAAGTGCAATTGATATTTTAAAAGGATAA
- the flgB gene encoding flagellar basal body rod protein FlgB produces MINPFKSKELVTSALAGRNLRNQLINSNLANVDTPFYKARDVEFETALVRRANEIFKKEQGKELELAKTSDNHQEPWKFPDPSKSTIYLRDGHLARNDANAVDLDVETTEMSKNTVMITALDGVLRRQSNIFSSIIDASSKLS; encoded by the coding sequence ATGATTAATCCGTTTAAATCAAAAGAGCTTGTAACTAGTGCTTTAGCAGGTAGGAATTTGAGAAATCAGCTTATTAACTCAAATCTTGCAAATGTTGATACTCCTTTTTATAAGGCAAGAGATGTAGAATTTGAAACAGCTTTAGTGCGTAGGGCAAATGAAATTTTCAAAAAAGAACAGGGTAAAGAGCTTGAATTAGCCAAAACAAGCGATAATCATCAAGAGCCGTGGAAATTCCCAGACCCTAGCAAATCGACTATTTACCTAAGAGATGGGCATTTGGCTAGAAATGACGCTAATGCTGTGGATTTAGATGTCGAAACGACCGAAATGAGTAAAAACACGGTGATGATAACTGCTCTTGATGGAGTTTTAAGAAGACAGAGTAATATCTTTAGCTCTATCATTGATGCGAGTTCTAAATTAAGTTAA
- a CDS encoding N-carbamoylputrescine amidohydrolase: protein MKIALIQQKFHNTKEETIQKTCEFIAKAKKEGANLVCLGELHQSEYFCQSEDVANFDLAKDYDEDVKFWARVAKENEVVLITSLFEKRSAGLYHNTAVVFEKDGSIAGKYRKMHIPDDPCFYEKFYFTPGDLGFEPIDTSVGRLGVLICWDQWYPEAARIMALKGAEILIYPTAIGWFDEDSAEEKERQLNAWLGIQKAHAIANGLYAVAINRVGFEKDKSGVQEGIRFWGNSFVYGPQGEELFLADKESELCACVELDLKRSENVRRWWPFLRDRRIEFFGDLQKRYID from the coding sequence ATGAAAATAGCACTCATTCAACAAAAATTCCACAACACTAAAGAAGAAACAATACAAAAAACTTGCGAATTCATTGCTAAAGCAAAAAAAGAAGGTGCTAATCTTGTGTGCTTGGGAGAGTTACATCAAAGTGAGTATTTTTGTCAAAGTGAAGATGTAGCAAATTTTGATTTAGCAAAAGACTATGATGAAGATGTGAAATTTTGGGCTAGGGTTGCTAAAGAAAATGAGGTGGTTTTAATCACTTCTTTATTTGAAAAGCGAAGTGCGGGACTTTACCATAACACGGCTGTGGTGTTTGAAAAAGATGGAAGCATAGCGGGCAAATACCGCAAAATGCACATACCAGATGACCCTTGTTTTTATGAGAAATTTTATTTTACGCCCGGAGATTTGGGCTTTGAGCCGATTGATACAAGTGTGGGGAGGCTTGGGGTGCTCATTTGCTGGGACCAGTGGTATCCTGAAGCGGCTAGGATTATGGCTTTAAAAGGAGCGGAAATTTTAATTTACCCTACGGCAATAGGTTGGTTTGATGAAGATAGTGCAGAAGAAAAAGAGAGACAGCTTAACGCTTGGTTAGGAATTCAAAAAGCCCACGCCATAGCAAATGGACTTTATGCGGTGGCGATTAACCGCGTAGGCTTTGAAAAGGATAAAAGCGGGGTGCAAGAGGGCATTAGATTTTGGGGAAATTCTTTTGTTTATGGACCGCAGGGCGAGGAACTTTTTTTGGCTGATAAAGAAAGTGAGCTTTGTGCTTGTGTGGAATTAGATTTAAAAAGAAGCGAAAATGTGCGTAGGTGGTGGCCATTTTTAAGAGATAGAAGAATAGAATTTTTTGGTGATTTGCAAAAAAGATATATCGACTAG
- a CDS encoding cation diffusion facilitator family transporter gives MNLAKQATIIATCCAFFLAIVKFIVGILSGSVAVLSSAIDSMMDFAISAFNFLALKKSAQKPNEHYNFGFSKIEALMGFLEGCFIVGVGIFIFYQSVMKIYHKEIVKDLNSGMGVMIFALIITSFLVLYLSFVAKKTKSLIVESDCLHYKSDFLSNAFTLLALILIYFTNWHIIDAIFGIIVSIYTSFSASKIIKKALTFLMDEALDKEILEKIKILINNHQEVISFHNLKTRKTPSTNYISVHLVFCPIISLLNAHQISDEIEQKIREISQEQKWEIHIHLDPYDDQDEERDRI, from the coding sequence ATGAATTTAGCCAAACAAGCGACTATCATAGCAACTTGCTGTGCGTTTTTTTTAGCCATTGTGAAATTTATCGTGGGGATTTTAAGCGGTTCTGTGGCTGTGCTTTCGAGTGCAATTGATTCTATGATGGATTTTGCCATTTCCGCTTTTAATTTTTTAGCACTTAAAAAATCTGCCCAAAAACCAAACGAGCATTATAATTTCGGCTTTTCTAAAATCGAAGCTTTAATGGGCTTTTTGGAGGGCTGTTTCATTGTGGGAGTGGGGATTTTCATCTTTTATCAAAGCGTGATGAAAATTTATCATAAAGAAATTGTAAAAGATTTAAATTCTGGTATGGGCGTGATGATTTTTGCCCTTATTATTACCTCTTTTCTTGTGCTTTATCTTTCTTTTGTGGCAAAAAAAACAAAAAGTTTGATAGTGGAAAGTGATTGTTTGCATTATAAGAGCGATTTTTTAAGCAATGCCTTTACTCTACTTGCTTTAATTTTGATTTATTTTACAAATTGGCATATTATTGATGCGATTTTTGGCATTATTGTGAGTATTTATACGAGTTTTAGTGCGAGTAAAATCATCAAAAAAGCACTTACTTTTTTAATGGACGAGGCTTTAGATAAAGAAATTTTAGAAAAAATTAAAATTTTAATTAACAATCATCAAGAAGTGATTTCTTTTCATAATCTTAAAACAAGAAAAACGCCAAGCACAAATTATATTAGCGTTCATTTAGTTTTTTGTCCCATAATTTCACTTTTAAACGCACATCAAATTTCTGATGAAATTGAACAAAAAATAAGAGAAATTTCACAGGAGCAAAAGTGGGAAATTCACATTCATCTTGACCCTTATGATGACCAAGATGAAGAAAGGGATAGAATATGA
- a CDS encoding agmatine deiminase family protein produces MIKSIAEWSEQEYLLLALPHKNTDWKPYLDEIIEAYKEFVKVASAYEKLLLIAPNDEDFIPFKEFSNVEFFKCETNDTWIRDFGAIDVLENGRLKALDFTFNAWGGKFQSALDNALNHKLFNEKFQTRLEKCDFILEGGSIDFNGAGVMLTSSYCLLNANRNQNLSKEEIEKKLKHYFGLTKIIWLENGLIKGDDTDRHIDTLARFIDENTIAYCTCEDENDEHYAPLKAMEEELKKTNYHLIPLPIPKPLFYEGRRLGATYANFVFVNNALIVPFYKDENDEVVQKRLQTHLKNREVIGVDARVFLRQNGSLHCSCQNRFKGLR; encoded by the coding sequence ATGATAAAGTCAATCGCCGAATGGAGTGAGCAAGAGTATTTATTGCTTGCTCTGCCACATAAAAATACAGACTGGAAGCCTTATTTAGACGAGATTATCGAAGCTTATAAGGAATTTGTAAAAGTCGCAAGTGCGTATGAAAAGCTTTTATTAATAGCGCCAAATGATGAGGATTTTATACCCTTTAAAGAATTTAGCAATGTGGAATTTTTTAAATGTGAAACAAATGATACTTGGATAAGGGATTTTGGTGCGATTGATGTGCTTGAAAATGGAAGATTGAAGGCTCTTGATTTTACCTTTAATGCTTGGGGAGGTAAATTTCAAAGTGCTTTGGATAATGCCTTAAATCATAAGCTTTTTAATGAAAAATTTCAAACTAGACTTGAAAAATGCGACTTTATTTTAGAGGGCGGGAGCATTGATTTTAACGGAGCTGGTGTAATGCTAACAAGCTCATATTGCCTACTTAATGCTAATCGCAATCAAAATTTAAGCAAAGAAGAGATAGAAAAAAAGCTTAAACATTATTTTGGGCTTACAAAAATCATATGGCTTGAAAATGGCTTGATTAAGGGCGATGATACAGACAGACATATCGATACTTTGGCACGTTTTATTGATGAAAATACCATAGCTTATTGCACCTGTGAAGATGAAAATGACGAGCATTACGCACCATTAAAGGCTATGGAGGAGGAATTAAAAAAGACAAATTACCATCTTATCCCCCTTCCTATCCCAAAGCCTTTATTTTACGAGGGTAGAAGACTTGGGGCGACTTATGCAAATTTCGTTTTTGTAAATAATGCTCTTATTGTGCCTTTTTATAAGGATGAAAATGATGAAGTGGTGCAAAAAAGACTTCAAACTCACTTAAAAAACCGCGAAGTTATCGGTGTCGATGCAAGGGTATTTCTAAGACAAAATGGCTCTTTGCACTGCTCGTGTCAAAATCGCTTTAAAGGACTTAGATGA
- a CDS encoding ArsS family sensor histidine kinase — protein MNRSSIFYTITFIFLFAGVSVTLGFLWLIAYDQQNYTRELNAKYSLIANVKLLQLNGMINEKEFEEQTKAYNKMMRIEDEKELQGILKQGEVLEKVAIDKGRVEIISYKDAVYLNIVYDDEIYLYEDQEYQSYRYFIIKVIGVAVFIMLILLYFFTLKKLKPLRTLKKQIDRFAQGKLNEVENVSTGNDEISQVSEAFYRAILQIIKLNQSRQFFLRNMMHELKTPITKGLITLEMLEDDKYKERLEGIFNRLEILINEFAAIEQITSGAAFINRKKYNILDILDEAKEISMRDESSMRIFMGESFFVNVDFKLFTTAIKNMIDNGIKHSQDGFVQIDIMEDYICFKNRGEELNNTLEYYTQAFTQGSKQKSSFGLGLYIVNTILESHNMKLDYAYEDGVNLFYFRGLKEIIIGES, from the coding sequence ATGAACCGCTCGTCTATTTTTTACACCATCACCTTCATTTTTCTTTTTGCCGGAGTGAGTGTAACGCTTGGTTTTTTGTGGCTTATAGCTTATGACCAACAAAATTACACTAGGGAATTAAATGCCAAATACTCTCTTATAGCCAATGTCAAGCTTTTGCAGCTTAATGGTATGATAAATGAAAAAGAATTTGAAGAGCAAACTAAAGCTTATAATAAAATGATGAGAATTGAAGATGAAAAAGAACTTCAAGGTATTTTAAAACAGGGTGAAGTTTTAGAAAAAGTCGCCATAGATAAAGGTAGGGTGGAAATCATTTCTTATAAAGATGCGGTTTATTTAAATATAGTCTATGATGATGAAATTTATCTCTATGAAGACCAAGAATATCAAAGCTATCGTTATTTTATCATTAAGGTTATAGGGGTTGCTGTTTTTATTATGCTTATTTTGCTTTATTTTTTTACACTTAAAAAATTAAAGCCTCTAAGAACTTTAAAAAAGCAAATCGACCGCTTTGCACAAGGAAAACTTAATGAAGTCGAAAATGTCAGCACGGGAAATGATGAAATTTCGCAAGTATCCGAAGCTTTTTACCGTGCTATTTTGCAAATCATAAAATTAAATCAATCAAGGCAATTTTTTTTAAGAAATATGATGCATGAGCTAAAAACACCTATTACAAAAGGACTTATAACGCTTGAAATGCTTGAAGACGATAAGTATAAGGAAAGACTTGAGGGGATATTTAATCGTCTTGAAATTTTAATTAATGAATTTGCGGCGATTGAGCAAATTACTTCAGGTGCAGCTTTTATTAACCGCAAAAAATATAATATATTAGATATTTTAGACGAAGCCAAAGAAATTTCTATGCGCGATGAAAGCAGTATGCGTATTTTTATGGGAGAAAGTTTTTTTGTCAATGTCGATTTTAAGCTTTTTACCACAGCGATTAAAAATATGATTGATAATGGCATTAAACATTCTCAAGATGGTTTTGTGCAAATTGACATTATGGAAGATTATATTTGCTTTAAAAATAGGGGAGAGGAGCTGAATAATACCTTAGAATATTACACGCAAGCTTTTACGCAAGGATCGAAACAAAAATCAAGTTTTGGACTAGGACTTTATATTGTAAATACCATACTTGAAAGTCATAATATGAAGCTTGATTATGCTTATGAGGACGGAGTGAATTTATTTTATTTTAGAGGTTTAAAAGAGATTATTATAGGCGAATCTTGA